In a single window of the Desulfovibrio mangrovi genome:
- the lipA gene encoding lipoyl synthase has product MSLSDNSETYLRIPPWLRVKIPCNHNYTATGDLIGDLNLNTVCQSAKCPNKFECFSSGTATFLIMGSTCTRNCAFCNISNDPVPPLDPSEPERVAEGARRLGLKHVVITSVTRDDLLDGGASHFAATIRSVRAAVPECSIEVLIPDFQGSFPALKMVMEAAPDIINHNVETPPAHYPRIRPQADYAQSLQLLERVKQAGHRSKSGLMVGLGETDDEVRGVIDDLAGIQCDIVTIGQYMRPSRKHPAVVRYVHPDTFEEYAAYGKSKDIRHMFCAPLVRSSYNAAMFAD; this is encoded by the coding sequence ATGAGCTTGTCAGACAATTCCGAAACGTATTTACGGATACCACCCTGGCTCAGGGTCAAGATTCCCTGTAATCACAACTATACCGCCACGGGCGATCTCATCGGCGACCTGAACCTGAACACGGTCTGCCAGAGTGCCAAGTGCCCCAACAAGTTTGAGTGCTTTTCTTCCGGCACGGCGACCTTTCTGATCATGGGCAGCACCTGCACCCGCAACTGCGCGTTCTGCAACATCAGCAACGATCCGGTTCCCCCACTCGACCCCTCGGAGCCCGAACGCGTTGCGGAAGGCGCGCGCAGACTCGGACTGAAGCACGTGGTCATCACCTCGGTCACGCGGGACGACCTGCTGGACGGCGGCGCATCGCACTTTGCGGCCACCATTCGTTCCGTTCGGGCCGCGGTTCCGGAGTGCTCCATCGAAGTGCTCATCCCCGACTTTCAAGGATCGTTTCCCGCACTGAAGATGGTGATGGAGGCAGCGCCGGACATCATCAACCACAATGTGGAAACCCCACCCGCACACTACCCCCGCATCCGCCCGCAGGCGGATTACGCCCAGAGCCTTCAGCTGCTGGAAAGGGTAAAGCAGGCAGGTCATCGATCCAAATCCGGCCTCATGGTCGGACTTGGCGAAACGGACGACGAGGTACGCGGCGTCATAGACGATCTTGCAGGAATACAGTGCGACATCGTCACCATCGGCCAGTACATGCGCCCCTCACGCAAGCATCCCGCCGTAGTACGCTACGTGCATCCGGATACCTTTGAAGAATACGCCGCCTACGGCAAATCCAAAGACATACGCCACATGTTCTGCGCGCCGCTGGTACGTTCCTCGTACAATGCGGCCATGTTCGCGGACTAA
- a CDS encoding MBL fold metallo-hydrolase — translation MIVRCWGARGSIPVSGEEFLRYGGATTCMELRTASDEVIIIDAGTGIRQLGNKLLAEKRSRCTLFFTHAHWDHLMGFPFFKPIYRKDFSLTVYGCPLESGDMKQLLSGLMSPPYFPVPLHGLDAEVQWMQNTPADAPIQVCGLDVQSIALNHPNNGLGYKFTENGRTFVFLTDNELDGTHPGGRSYDEYVEFCAGADLLFHDAEFTEEEYRYTRGWGHSPWRRALQLAMDAKVRQFGLFHHNQDHSDEMIDDVVKRCHAVLLQQGVSMHCFAARMGMEIDLS, via the coding sequence ATGATTGTCAGGTGTTGGGGTGCACGAGGATCCATTCCCGTTTCGGGGGAGGAGTTTCTGCGCTATGGCGGCGCCACCACTTGCATGGAACTGCGTACAGCCAGTGACGAGGTCATCATCATAGATGCCGGTACCGGCATTCGTCAGTTGGGCAACAAGCTGCTTGCCGAGAAACGGAGTCGTTGCACACTGTTTTTTACCCATGCTCATTGGGATCACCTGATGGGGTTTCCCTTCTTCAAGCCCATTTACCGGAAGGATTTTTCCCTGACCGTATACGGTTGTCCCCTTGAGAGCGGCGATATGAAGCAATTGCTTTCGGGGCTCATGTCTCCGCCGTATTTTCCGGTTCCGCTTCATGGATTGGATGCCGAGGTGCAGTGGATGCAGAATACGCCTGCAGATGCTCCTATTCAGGTGTGCGGGCTGGATGTGCAGAGCATTGCTCTGAACCACCCCAACAACGGGCTTGGGTATAAATTTACGGAAAACGGCAGGACGTTTGTCTTTTTGACCGATAATGAACTTGACGGGACGCACCCCGGCGGACGGAGCTATGACGAATATGTGGAGTTCTGCGCCGGTGCCGACCTTCTTTTTCATGATGCGGAGTTCACTGAAGAGGAATATCGGTACACCAGAGGCTGGGGGCACTCCCCGTGGCGCAGGGCTTTGCAACTGGCCATGGATGCGAAGGTGCGCCAGTTTGGCCTCTTCCACCACAACCAGGATCACTCTGACGAAATGATTGATGACGTCGTCAAGCGCTGCCATGCTGTGCTGTTGCAGCAAGGCGTTTCCATGCATTGCTTTGCAGCCCGTATGGGTATGGAGATTGATCTGTCATGA
- a CDS encoding glycerate kinase type-2 family protein, whose product MTAQRRDTLRAILDAALHAVAPDKAIHRHVAVTGSIMNISGVEYDLDAFERIFVVGAGKGAAPMAATLEAMLGDRITEGAVCVKYGHTVPTRTVSIYEGAHPVPDANGEQAARAILRIAEKATEKDLVLCVITGGASALTPALVEGISLEDGKAATALLLECGATIHEINAIRKHLSIFGSGNLARAASPARLAALIISDVVGDNLDVIASGPTSPDSSTFSQCMEIVERYGIRDRMPANILARLEAGARGEIPETPKQGDHVFSTVQNVLVATNLQALEAAAAAALQAGYTPRILTSTMTGEARDKARELVDTAMNLCLDGKEVSGPVCLLAGGETTVTITGKGLGGRNQEMALAASLYLQDCEHITMLCAGTDGSDGPTDAAGGFACSKTVEKALCCALDPQVYLDDNNAYNFLDKTDNLLKTGPTLTNVMDLALVLVDCPR is encoded by the coding sequence ATGACCGCACAGCGACGCGACACCCTGCGTGCCATCCTTGACGCCGCCCTGCATGCAGTTGCGCCGGACAAAGCCATTCACCGCCATGTAGCCGTAACAGGTTCCATCATGAACATATCAGGCGTGGAGTACGACCTTGACGCCTTTGAACGCATCTTCGTTGTAGGAGCCGGCAAAGGGGCTGCCCCCATGGCTGCAACACTGGAAGCCATGCTCGGCGACAGGATAACGGAAGGGGCCGTGTGCGTGAAATACGGACACACCGTTCCCACCCGCACCGTCAGCATATACGAAGGAGCACACCCCGTACCTGATGCAAACGGTGAACAGGCGGCCCGCGCCATTCTGCGCATTGCGGAAAAAGCGACGGAAAAGGATCTTGTGCTGTGTGTCATAACCGGCGGCGCCAGCGCCCTGACTCCCGCGCTGGTGGAAGGCATCAGCCTCGAAGACGGCAAGGCAGCCACAGCCCTGCTGCTGGAATGCGGGGCCACCATTCACGAAATCAACGCCATCAGAAAGCATCTTTCCATCTTCGGCAGCGGCAACCTTGCACGAGCTGCCTCCCCGGCCCGGCTTGCCGCGCTGATCATCTCGGACGTTGTCGGCGACAATCTGGACGTTATCGCCTCCGGCCCCACATCACCGGACTCATCAACCTTTTCCCAATGCATGGAAATCGTGGAGCGTTACGGCATCCGTGACAGAATGCCTGCCAACATCCTTGCCCGCCTCGAAGCCGGGGCACGCGGCGAGATTCCGGAAACGCCAAAGCAGGGAGACCACGTTTTTTCCACCGTGCAGAACGTGCTGGTAGCCACCAACCTGCAGGCGCTGGAAGCTGCGGCGGCTGCGGCATTGCAGGCAGGCTACACCCCGCGGATCCTCACTTCCACCATGACCGGAGAAGCCCGCGACAAAGCCCGCGAACTGGTTGATACCGCCATGAACCTCTGCCTTGACGGCAAAGAGGTTTCCGGTCCTGTCTGCCTGCTGGCAGGCGGGGAAACCACGGTTACCATCACCGGTAAAGGCTTGGGGGGGCGCAATCAGGAAATGGCTCTGGCAGCGTCTCTATACCTGCAGGACTGCGAACATATCACCATGCTCTGCGCCGGAACAGACGGCTCAGACGGCCCCACGGATGCCGCAGGCGGTTTTGCCTGCTCAAAAACCGTGGAAAAAGCCCTGTGCTGCGCCCTGGACCCGCAGGTCTATCTTGACGACAACAACGCATACAACTTCCTGGACAAGACGGATAACCTGCTGAAAACCGGCCCCACGCTCACCAACGTCATGGACCTTGCGTTGGTACTTGTCGATTGCCCCCGGTAA
- a CDS encoding cell division protein ZapB produces the protein MELIDQLEQRIDSLLETVAILKEDNRRLKEEVDLGLSVLEDENRELKEQLELERSTQDSVRQRIDALLLKLKDQTGGS, from the coding sequence ATGGAGCTTATAGACCAGTTAGAACAGCGTATTGACTCCCTTCTTGAGACGGTAGCCATCCTCAAGGAAGACAACAGACGCCTCAAAGAAGAGGTTGATCTGGGGCTTTCCGTATTGGAAGATGAAAACCGGGAACTTAAGGAACAGCTCGAACTGGAGCGGTCCACGCAGGACTCCGTTCGTCAGCGGATCGACGCCCTGTTGCTGAAACTGAAAGACCAGACCGGGGGGTCGTAG
- the rny gene encoding ribonuclease Y — protein MSLMSIGLVLLGAIIGAATGYAMHKVISSKRLNDAQELANRIIEEARKEAQAQKKEIILQGQDEIYNQKRTLEQEFKEREAEIKSRDHKLQEQSERLERKREQATQKEQELLVQEKDFTRKERKLEEQAALLDEKVQEQELRLQEVSGLTADEAKERLFEEIESRTKHEAAKMMRQIEAEAKETASRKAKEILATAIQRYAGDYVGEQTVTAVTLPSEDMKGRIIGREGRNIRALEAATGVDLIIDDTPETVILSAYSPLRRQIAKMALERLISDGRIHPARIEDVVRKVQQELEVQLREVGEQATFDAGVHGIHADIIKLLGQLKYRTSFSQNVLQHSLEVASLCGMMAAELGLDVKRAKRAGLLHDIGKAVDHEVEGPHAIIGADLAKKYGESKEIIHAIAAHHEDQPPKSALAVLVQAADSLSGARPGARKELLENYVKRLEDLEGIATAFEGVSKAYAIQAGREIRVMVNSDNVDDDTTYLLCKDIAEQIEKNLTYPGQIRVTVIRERRAVGYAK, from the coding sequence ATGAGTCTGATGTCCATCGGGCTCGTCCTGCTGGGTGCCATTATCGGCGCAGCAACCGGATATGCGATGCATAAGGTCATTTCCTCCAAGCGTCTGAACGATGCTCAGGAACTGGCGAATCGCATTATCGAAGAAGCGCGCAAGGAAGCACAGGCCCAGAAGAAGGAAATTATCCTTCAGGGGCAGGACGAGATATACAACCAGAAACGCACCCTTGAACAAGAGTTCAAGGAGCGCGAAGCAGAGATAAAGAGTCGCGATCACAAACTGCAGGAGCAGTCCGAGCGCCTTGAGCGCAAGCGTGAGCAGGCGACTCAGAAAGAGCAGGAACTGCTCGTTCAGGAAAAGGATTTCACCCGCAAGGAGCGCAAGCTGGAAGAGCAGGCTGCTTTGTTGGATGAAAAGGTTCAGGAGCAGGAACTTCGTCTGCAGGAAGTCTCCGGACTGACGGCAGATGAGGCCAAAGAGCGCCTGTTCGAAGAGATCGAATCCCGTACCAAGCATGAAGCCGCAAAGATGATGCGGCAGATCGAGGCGGAAGCCAAGGAAACCGCAAGCCGCAAGGCCAAGGAAATTCTTGCGACCGCCATTCAGCGTTATGCGGGCGACTACGTGGGCGAACAGACCGTTACCGCTGTTACCCTGCCCAGCGAAGATATGAAGGGTCGCATTATCGGTCGCGAAGGTCGTAACATCCGTGCGCTTGAAGCAGCCACCGGTGTTGACCTGATCATCGACGACACTCCTGAAACCGTCATTCTTTCCGCTTACAGCCCGTTGCGCCGCCAGATTGCAAAGATGGCGCTTGAGCGGCTCATCAGCGACGGCCGCATCCACCCTGCCCGCATTGAGGACGTTGTCCGCAAGGTGCAGCAGGAATTGGAAGTACAGCTGCGTGAAGTGGGCGAACAGGCAACGTTTGACGCCGGTGTGCATGGTATTCATGCCGATATCATCAAGCTGCTCGGTCAGCTCAAGTACCGCACCAGCTTTTCCCAGAACGTGCTGCAGCACTCGCTGGAAGTGGCTTCCCTGTGCGGCATGATGGCTGCAGAACTCGGCCTTGACGTAAAGCGCGCCAAGCGCGCCGGCCTGCTGCACGACATCGGCAAGGCTGTGGACCACGAAGTGGAAGGTCCCCACGCCATCATTGGTGCCGACCTTGCCAAGAAGTACGGCGAAAGCAAGGAAATCATCCACGCCATCGCCGCACACCATGAAGATCAGCCGCCCAAGTCTGCCTTGGCTGTGCTTGTGCAGGCCGCGGACTCCCTTTCCGGTGCCCGTCCCGGCGCCCGTAAGGAACTGCTTGAAAACTACGTGAAGCGCCTTGAAGATCTGGAAGGCATTGCCACCGCGTTCGAAGGTGTTTCCAAGGCATACGCCATCCAGGCTGGCCGTGAAATCCGCGTTATGGTCAACTCCGACAACGTGGACGATGACACCACGTACCTGCTGTGCAAGGACATTGCCGAGCAGATCGAGAAGAACCTTACGTACCCCGGCCAGATTCGCGTTACGGTCATTCGTGAGCGCAGGGCCGTAGGTTACGCCAAGTAG
- a CDS encoding helix-hairpin-helix domain-containing protein codes for MAKERTLISLRSVGPATIRDLAELGITSVAELAEREAQELYDGLCARTGQQHDICVLDVFSCAVAQARDPNLPQEQQDWFWWSARRKCATSR; via the coding sequence ATGGCGAAGGAAAGAACATTGATCAGCCTGCGTTCCGTAGGCCCGGCCACCATACGCGATCTGGCGGAACTGGGAATTACCAGTGTGGCGGAGCTGGCGGAACGAGAGGCGCAGGAACTGTATGACGGGCTCTGCGCCCGCACAGGACAGCAGCATGACATCTGCGTACTGGATGTTTTCTCCTGTGCCGTAGCACAGGCGCGCGACCCGAACCTGCCACAGGAACAGCAAGACTGGTTCTGGTGGTCAGCCCGAAGAAAATGCGCAACATCGCGCTAG
- the lipB gene encoding lipoyl(octanoyl) transferase LipB → MKIIDLGLIKYTDADAIQRKRLEEVAAGAEPTLYLLEHSPVITFGRNGGRENLHVSDEYLASQGIDLVHSSRGGNITCHFPGQLVAYPVFRVAKQPGGMRGLFHDLEEVVIRTAKAFGLDAARQEGRPGVWVENRKICSIGIAMRKWTSYHGLALNVMRDVNLFRMITLCGLSDAEPSSLAQELNRDDLSMQEVKDELVRQFRNVFTDTTLAQGQDSL, encoded by the coding sequence ATGAAGATTATCGACCTCGGACTAATCAAGTACACGGACGCCGACGCCATCCAGCGGAAACGGCTGGAAGAGGTAGCGGCCGGAGCGGAACCCACGCTCTACCTGCTGGAACACTCACCGGTCATCACCTTCGGACGCAACGGCGGCCGCGAAAACCTGCACGTCAGCGACGAGTATCTCGCCTCGCAGGGAATCGATCTGGTGCACTCCTCACGGGGTGGCAACATCACATGCCATTTTCCCGGACAGCTGGTTGCCTATCCTGTATTCAGGGTAGCCAAGCAACCCGGAGGCATGCGCGGCCTGTTCCACGATCTGGAAGAGGTGGTCATCCGCACGGCAAAGGCCTTCGGGCTTGATGCCGCGCGTCAGGAAGGGCGTCCCGGCGTATGGGTGGAAAACCGGAAGATTTGCTCCATCGGCATCGCCATGCGCAAATGGACCAGCTACCACGGACTTGCGCTCAATGTAATGCGCGATGTGAACCTGTTCCGCATGATCACGCTCTGCGGACTTTCCGACGCGGAACCCTCGTCTCTGGCGCAGGAACTTAACCGCGATGACCTCAGCATGCAGGAAGTGAAGGATGAGCTTGTCAGACAATTCCGAAACGTATTTACGGATACCACCCTGGCTCAGGGTCAAGATTCCCTGTAA
- a CDS encoding tetratricopeptide repeat protein, producing MAVAFGGELGLPVAVRVTEAMARIGAMQKAAQWLDRDKSVQLARMGYEKTDPQVLRDAQPLAWMLYRAVITEQEKIGKAPDLGVRSTATVVPPKNFPVRLKDALLQSLQLLLHRKALDHEQRILRRFVQLTASMPDMAAPADALNKQFEPQFTDIANELHALTLLREQLASLQNGLWTQPEPISLAMKRAIELAPDNPLLWYAKGTADYQLQRTQDALNALDRCLDLMPNFAQALHDRGTIYVRLHLTTLALADYDAAIRLQPRNADFFRSRGSAHLVNEDFSPMCRDFYTACALGVCENYHWATSRGHCTSAPPAGQ from the coding sequence GTGGCAGTAGCCTTTGGCGGGGAGCTGGGCCTGCCTGTGGCAGTGCGTGTGACTGAAGCCATGGCCCGCATAGGAGCCATGCAGAAAGCCGCCCAGTGGCTTGACCGGGATAAAAGTGTGCAGTTGGCCCGAATGGGCTACGAAAAAACCGACCCGCAAGTACTGCGAGATGCCCAGCCCCTTGCATGGATGCTCTACCGTGCAGTCATCACCGAGCAAGAAAAGATAGGCAAGGCGCCTGACCTTGGCGTCCGGTCAACGGCTACAGTAGTCCCCCCCAAGAACTTTCCCGTGCGCCTCAAGGATGCCCTGCTGCAGTCACTGCAGCTCCTGCTGCATCGCAAGGCTCTCGATCATGAACAGCGTATTCTGCGCCGCTTCGTACAACTGACTGCCTCCATGCCTGACATGGCGGCACCGGCAGATGCGCTGAACAAGCAGTTTGAACCCCAGTTCACCGACATCGCCAACGAACTTCATGCCCTCACCCTGCTTCGCGAACAGCTGGCAAGCCTGCAGAACGGACTGTGGACGCAACCGGAGCCGATTTCCCTTGCCATGAAGAGGGCTATTGAACTGGCACCGGACAACCCTCTGCTCTGGTACGCCAAGGGCACGGCGGATTATCAGCTCCAGCGTACACAAGATGCCCTGAATGCGCTCGACAGGTGCCTTGACCTCATGCCCAATTTTGCACAGGCCCTGCATGACAGAGGCACAATATATGTGCGCCTTCACCTCACCACACTGGCTCTTGCCGATTATGATGCCGCCATCCGTCTTCAGCCCCGCAACGCCGATTTCTTCCGCTCCCGCGGCTCGGCGCACCTCGTCAACGAAGACTTTTCTCCCATGTGCCGCGACTTCTACACGGCCTGCGCTCTCGGGGTCTGCGAGAATTACCACTGGGCCACAAGCCGGGGACACTGCACATCCGCACCGCCTGCGGGACAGTAA
- a CDS encoding chemotaxis protein CheD, giving the protein MGDNNHIIGIGELAASAKPEAVLKTFGLGSCVALILYDPRTTVGGMVHIALPDSSISNRGRSNDEAPGYYADKGVEHLLRHIGRLRGNPFATGLSAALIGGASVLPNSSRFFIGQRNVQAVRTLLSNRGIPIRLQDVGLELSRTVFFEVGEGKITVVSPGRKHIVMSMRNGGGVLYDR; this is encoded by the coding sequence ATGGGCGATAACAATCACATAATTGGAATCGGTGAGCTTGCCGCTTCCGCAAAACCGGAGGCGGTGCTCAAGACCTTCGGTCTTGGGTCGTGCGTTGCGCTCATTCTCTATGATCCGCGGACTACCGTCGGCGGCATGGTGCACATTGCATTGCCGGACTCCTCCATCAGCAACAGGGGCAGAAGTAATGACGAGGCCCCCGGTTATTATGCCGACAAGGGCGTTGAGCATTTGCTGCGGCATATAGGGCGACTCAGAGGTAATCCGTTTGCCACGGGTTTGAGCGCCGCGCTTATCGGTGGAGCCAGCGTGCTGCCCAACAGCAGCCGTTTTTTTATCGGCCAGCGGAATGTGCAGGCTGTACGGACGTTACTCTCTAATCGGGGCATCCCCATCAGATTGCAGGATGTGGGGCTGGAGCTGAGCCGGACGGTCTTTTTTGAGGTGGGCGAGGGCAAGATTACCGTGGTGTCACCCGGCCGCAAGCACATTGTCATGTCCATGCGGAATGGGGGAGGGGTATTGTATGATCGATAA
- a CDS encoding aminopeptidase, which produces MFDTLTLEKYADVIIWGLQKGRSKAFAKSDFILVNYDHEALPLAEEVCAQLHDRGLIPIHRALPTPRMEYDRYTKANNKRLSTLTPGDKDLYNHLNGSISLIAPSSLTHLASIDPELLNLVQKSRHPLRQIMNTREQMGSFGWTLCMYPTQALAAQAGLSLEEYARQIKLACYLDDGTPTHKWRLLAKQIEALREELTSLGNCTLRVESDSVDLLLKVGERRIWAGLTGRNLPSFELYVSPDYRTVEGVYTSNLPSFRSGNIISDVRLEFKQGRVTAMQAAHSEAFVVKQLNLDEGAARVGEFALVDKRFSRISAFMANTLYDENHGGTWGSMHIALGNAYNNTLAGDVTAYDEELRRSLGFNSSILHWDLVNTERKRVTAILKDGTRKTIYEDGEFTL; this is translated from the coding sequence ATGTTTGATACCCTGACCTTGGAAAAATATGCGGACGTCATTATCTGGGGCCTGCAAAAGGGCCGCAGCAAGGCTTTTGCCAAAAGCGATTTCATTCTGGTCAATTACGACCATGAAGCCCTGCCGCTTGCCGAAGAGGTCTGCGCCCAGTTGCATGATCGCGGCCTTATTCCCATCCACAGGGCCCTGCCGACACCGCGAATGGAATACGACCGCTACACCAAGGCCAACAACAAACGCCTCTCCACCCTCACTCCGGGAGACAAGGATCTCTACAACCACCTGAACGGCTCCATCAGTCTGATAGCGCCTTCTTCGCTCACCCATCTGGCGAGCATTGATCCGGAACTGCTCAACCTCGTACAGAAATCACGCCACCCCCTGCGCCAGATCATGAATACACGGGAACAGATGGGTTCCTTCGGCTGGACGCTCTGCATGTACCCTACGCAGGCACTGGCCGCTCAGGCGGGCCTTTCCCTTGAAGAATATGCCCGGCAGATAAAACTCGCCTGCTATCTGGATGACGGTACGCCGACTCACAAATGGCGTCTGCTGGCCAAACAGATTGAAGCCCTGCGCGAAGAACTGACCAGTCTCGGCAACTGCACCCTGCGCGTGGAATCGGATTCCGTGGACCTGCTGCTCAAGGTGGGCGAACGCCGCATCTGGGCAGGCCTCACGGGACGCAACCTGCCCAGCTTTGAACTATATGTCTCACCGGACTACAGAACAGTGGAAGGAGTATACACCTCCAACCTCCCGTCGTTCCGTTCCGGCAACATCATCAGCGATGTACGGCTGGAGTTCAAACAAGGACGCGTTACCGCCATGCAGGCCGCGCACAGCGAGGCATTTGTGGTCAAGCAACTGAATCTGGACGAGGGCGCAGCCCGTGTCGGTGAATTCGCACTGGTGGACAAGCGCTTTTCACGCATCTCCGCCTTCATGGCCAACACCCTGTACGACGAAAACCACGGCGGCACGTGGGGGTCCATGCATATTGCCCTCGGCAATGCCTACAACAACACCCTTGCCGGAGACGTCACGGCGTATGATGAAGAACTCCGTCGTTCGCTCGGCTTCAACTCGTCCATCCTGCACTGGGACCTCGTCAATACGGAGCGCAAGCGGGTAACCGCCATCCTGAAGGACGGAACCCGCAAGACCATATACGAAGACGGGGAATTCACACTCTAG
- a CDS encoding AraC family transcriptional regulator: MNVKIERLPTLRIATVRAYGPYEKSGPEAWQMLTPWIARNSILSAKTMFLGFCHDDPIITSAGRIRYDAAVTLPEGFIPDDFVHTREIASCEYAVTIHKGPYVTLSHVWASLFWDWLPASSRRPADAPLMEQYLSDPYLDSEEDLVTRLYLPLTTI, encoded by the coding sequence ATGAATGTGAAGATTGAACGCCTACCCACACTGCGCATTGCTACAGTCCGCGCATACGGCCCTTATGAGAAATCCGGCCCCGAGGCTTGGCAGATGCTTACCCCCTGGATTGCCAGAAACAGCATTCTGTCGGCCAAGACCATGTTTCTGGGGTTCTGTCATGACGACCCGATTATTACGTCCGCGGGGCGAATTCGCTATGATGCGGCCGTAACCCTGCCAGAGGGCTTCATTCCCGATGATTTTGTTCATACAAGGGAGATCGCGAGCTGCGAATATGCCGTTACGATCCACAAGGGACCGTACGTCACCCTTTCGCATGTTTGGGCTTCCCTGTTCTGGGACTGGCTGCCCGCCAGCAGCCGCCGTCCTGCCGATGCACCGCTGATGGAACAATACCTGAGTGACCCGTATCTGGATTCTGAAGAGGATCTCGTCACCAGACTGTATCTCCCCCTGACAACAATCTGA
- the zapA gene encoding cell division protein ZapA codes for MRSYNLNVLDLEVSFKAEADPSRVERAKKLVEERYNKLNFPGRQISKEKLLTFLVLGLADDLLQSDRKLEVLTRRMEKLVDKIDSGNI; via the coding sequence ATGCGCAGTTATAACCTGAATGTCTTGGATCTTGAGGTCTCTTTCAAGGCGGAGGCTGACCCCTCCAGGGTTGAGCGCGCCAAAAAATTGGTAGAAGAGCGTTATAATAAGCTCAATTTTCCAGGAAGGCAGATTAGCAAGGAGAAGCTTCTGACGTTTCTGGTATTAGGACTGGCTGACGATCTCTTGCAATCCGACCGCAAGCTTGAAGTGCTGACAAGACGCATGGAAAAGCTGGTGGATAAGATAGATAGCGGGAATATCTGA
- a CDS encoding HU family DNA-binding protein: MTKAEFVEKIFSKANLASKTQAEAALDATIATIVEALKGGDSVVFTGFGSFKVAERAARKGRNPRSGEEIVIPATKIVKFTPGKMLKDAVK, encoded by the coding sequence ATGACCAAAGCAGAATTTGTTGAAAAGATTTTTTCCAAGGCTAACCTCGCATCCAAGACTCAGGCAGAAGCTGCTCTCGATGCAACCATCGCTACCATCGTTGAAGCTCTCAAGGGTGGCGATTCCGTTGTATTCACCGGCTTCGGCAGCTTCAAGGTTGCTGAGCGTGCAGCCCGCAAGGGTCGCAATCCCCGTTCCGGCGAAGAAATCGTAATTCCCGCAACCAAGATTGTGAAGTTCACCCCCGGCAAGATGCTGAAGGATGCCGTAAAGTAA